Proteins encoded by one window of Cyclobacteriaceae bacterium:
- the hslV gene encoding ATP-dependent protease subunit HslV, with product MTKIHSTTVIAVKHNGQVSIGADGQATMNNYVAKGNVKKIRKLHDGKVVTGFAGSTADAFTLLDRFDEKLNAYGGNLKRAAIELAKDWRMDRYLRRLEAMMIAVNKEEVLIISGTGDVLEPENEVAAIGSGAMYAQAAALALKKHAPQLSAEEIVRESLTIAADICIYTNHNLIIEKL from the coding sequence ATGACAAAAATTCATTCTACAACTGTTATTGCCGTTAAACATAATGGCCAGGTTTCAATTGGTGCTGATGGTCAGGCCACCATGAACAACTACGTAGCCAAAGGTAACGTAAAGAAAATACGCAAACTGCATGATGGAAAGGTGGTAACTGGTTTTGCTGGTTCAACCGCTGATGCCTTCACCTTGCTGGATCGTTTTGATGAAAAACTTAATGCGTATGGTGGAAACCTGAAACGCGCGGCTATTGAATTGGCAAAAGACTGGCGGATGGATCGTTACCTGCGCAGGTTGGAAGCGATGATGATTGCGGTTAATAAAGAAGAGGTGCTGATTATCTCCGGAACAGGTGATGTTCTGGAACCCGAAAATGAAGTGGCTGCCATTGGCTCCGGGGCTATGTATGCGCAAGCTGCTGCACTGGCGTTGAAAAAGCATGCGCCTCAGTTAAGTGCTGAAGAAATTGTTCGCGAAAGTTTAACGATTGCAGCAGACATTTGCATTTACACCAACCACAACCTCATCATCGAAAAGTTATGA
- a CDS encoding DnaJ domain-containing protein, producing MADYYQLLGLDRTADSTQIRAAYKKLAFTYHPDLHPGDPQAEEMFKAINEAYHTLSDPLKKSRYDARLNSFHSYADTTDSYWREVQRQRYARWKATQKQSRYTFDKEYFRVQGLAFLTFLVIAGFCFGIIHTINYFHEKKQAELDQQNSLKIVEVFSLFNSGKADQAFSLINKLREEQPVEYRFYAARDSLLSFIRFRADEEFRTDNYSASLHYLKILEKQEMPVRMETLRKRAICEYRVGDFSQALQALKHIYGQQPWNLEVLFEIATINQENLKDDREALKYFTLGKDLFKKNQTSIYGRAFELVMDPKDAPEIYYHLFIGRAKANLSLNNFAEAETDCNWATFLRPMQGEGFKLRVLAKVNQRNYRGVCADLAKAIELGATDTAELKKKYCSN from the coding sequence ATGGCCGATTATTACCAGCTTCTTGGATTAGATCGCACCGCAGATTCTACCCAAATCCGGGCAGCCTATAAGAAACTGGCCTTTACTTATCACCCCGATCTGCACCCCGGTGATCCACAAGCCGAAGAAATGTTCAAAGCCATCAATGAGGCTTACCATACCCTTTCTGATCCGTTAAAAAAATCGCGTTATGATGCCCGCTTAAATTCCTTTCACTCATATGCCGATACCACCGATAGCTACTGGCGCGAAGTGCAACGACAGCGATACGCACGATGGAAGGCTACGCAAAAGCAATCCCGATACACGTTCGATAAAGAGTATTTTCGGGTTCAGGGCCTGGCGTTTCTCACCTTCCTGGTAATTGCAGGATTTTGCTTTGGCATTATTCACACCATCAACTATTTCCACGAGAAAAAACAGGCTGAACTGGATCAACAAAACAGTCTTAAGATTGTAGAAGTATTTTCGTTATTCAACAGCGGCAAAGCTGACCAGGCTTTTTCGCTGATTAACAAATTGCGCGAAGAACAACCGGTTGAATACCGCTTTTATGCAGCCCGCGATAGCCTCCTTAGTTTTATTCGCTTCCGCGCAGATGAAGAATTCCGTACCGACAATTATTCTGCCTCACTTCATTACCTGAAAATTCTGGAAAAACAGGAAATGCCTGTGCGTATGGAAACACTTCGCAAGCGTGCCATTTGTGAATATCGTGTTGGCGACTTCTCACAAGCACTTCAGGCATTGAAACATATTTACGGTCAACAACCCTGGAACCTTGAAGTACTTTTTGAAATCGCTACGATCAACCAGGAAAACCTGAAGGACGATCGGGAGGCACTGAAGTACTTTACCCTCGGCAAAGATCTGTTCAAAAAAAACCAAACCAGTATTTATGGACGTGCGTTCGAACTGGTGATGGATCCGAAAGATGCACCTGAAATTTATTATCACCTTTTTATCGGAAGAGCTAAAGCCAATTTAAGCCTGAACAATTTTGCCGAAGCGGAAACAGATTGTAACTGGGCCACGTTTTTACGTCCCATGCAGGGAGAAGGATTTAAACTGCGTGTGCTGGCTAAGGTCAACCAACGAAACTACCGGGGCGTATGTGCTGATCTGGCGAAAGCCATTGAATTAGGCGCTACTGATACAGCCGAACTCAAGAAAAAATACTGCTCAAACTAA
- a CDS encoding Uma2 family endonuclease encodes MMDVREPIAEYKNVHLSVEEYLAFEREATEKHEYYKGEVFAMSGASRRHNIISTNLIFQLVSRLKGKPCRPFGSDMRLHIPQNTLFTYPDIAVYCGEVETIFDDNALQPVVIIEILSPSTKNYDRGEKFKLYRDIPSLKEYILVDTESISIEVFRLNATKHWELEEYNSADAQLAIPALDLLVPLREIYDGTKLLA; translated from the coding sequence ATGATGGATGTTCGTGAACCCATTGCTGAATACAAGAACGTTCATCTGAGCGTGGAAGAATATCTTGCCTTCGAACGCGAAGCAACGGAAAAGCACGAGTACTATAAAGGAGAAGTATTTGCGATGTCCGGTGCAAGCAGGAGGCACAATATCATCTCTACCAACCTCATTTTCCAATTGGTAAGTAGATTAAAGGGAAAGCCATGCAGGCCCTTTGGTAGTGACATGCGCCTTCATATTCCGCAGAATACCTTATTTACCTATCCTGATATTGCTGTGTATTGTGGCGAGGTTGAAACGATTTTTGATGACAATGCGCTTCAGCCGGTTGTGATTATTGAAATTCTTTCACCTTCAACCAAAAATTATGATCGGGGTGAGAAGTTTAAATTGTATCGCGACATTCCCTCATTAAAAGAGTATATTTTAGTTGATACGGAATCCATTTCCATTGAAGTATTCAGACTTAATGCAACCAAGCACTGGGAGCTGGAAGAGTACAATTCGGCTGATGCGCAGCTGGCGATACCGGCTTTAGATTTATTGGTTCCTCTTCGCGAAATCTATGACGGGACAAAGTTGCTGGCTTAA
- the gap gene encoding type I glyceraldehyde-3-phosphate dehydrogenase → MTKVGINGFGRIGRMAFRAAINRPDIEIVGINDLLEPSYMAYMLKYDSTHGRFDGTVEVQDGSLVVNGKKIRVTAEKDPANLKWSEVGAEIVVESTGLFLTQADGQKHIQAGAKKVVLSAPAKDDTPTFVMGVNHKKLTAQHTIVSNASCTTNCIAPVAKVLNDKFGIIEGLMSTVHAVTATQKTVDGPSAKDWRGGRGAYQNIIPSSTGAAKAVALVIPELKGKLTGMSFRVPVANVSVVDFTVRLEKAASYEDIKNAMKEAAAGELKGILGYTEDDVVSQDFIGDARTSIFDAKAGIALNDHFVKVVTWYDNEWGYSNKLIDLVQEIAKIK, encoded by the coding sequence ATGACAAAAGTTGGAATAAACGGATTCGGACGAATCGGCCGGATGGCCTTCCGGGCAGCCATCAATCGCCCCGACATTGAGATTGTAGGAATTAATGACCTGCTGGAACCCAGCTACATGGCTTATATGCTCAAGTATGACTCCACACACGGCCGCTTTGATGGTACCGTGGAAGTACAGGATGGAAGCCTGGTGGTAAACGGCAAAAAAATCCGCGTTACCGCTGAAAAGGATCCAGCCAACCTGAAGTGGTCGGAAGTAGGCGCTGAAATTGTTGTGGAATCAACCGGTTTATTTCTCACCCAGGCCGATGGTCAAAAGCACATCCAGGCGGGTGCTAAAAAAGTGGTACTATCAGCACCTGCTAAGGATGATACCCCAACCTTTGTGATGGGTGTTAACCACAAGAAACTTACCGCGCAGCATACCATTGTTTCGAACGCATCATGTACAACAAACTGCATTGCTCCCGTAGCCAAAGTGTTGAACGATAAATTCGGAATAATCGAAGGTTTGATGAGTACCGTGCACGCGGTTACCGCCACTCAGAAGACTGTTGATGGTCCTTCTGCCAAAGACTGGCGTGGCGGTCGCGGGGCATACCAAAACATTATCCCCTCCTCTACCGGTGCCGCAAAAGCTGTTGCTCTGGTGATTCCTGAATTGAAAGGAAAACTTACCGGAATGTCGTTCCGCGTTCCGGTGGCTAACGTATCGGTTGTTGATTTTACCGTGCGCCTGGAGAAAGCCGCATCCTATGAAGACATCAAGAACGCGATGAAGGAAGCTGCCGCAGGTGAACTGAAAGGAATTTTAGGATACACAGAAGATGATGTGGTGTCGCAGGATTTTATTGGCGATGCACGTACTTCCATCTTTGACGCAAAAGCCGGTATTGCCCTGAACGATCACTTTGTAAAAGTGGTAACCTGGTACGATAACGAGTGGGGCTACTCCAACAAGTTGATCGACCTGGTGCAGGAAATTGCCAAAATAAAGTAA
- a CDS encoding bestrophin family protein, translated as MVQYNPKAWFSLVFHSYSRFVMKTLLPALIFMVLFTSAVCYLILEIIHPDKDEFTSTTALHSLLGIVLGLFLVFRINSAYDRWWEGRKLWGALVNSTRNFALKLNAYLDQDDHENREWFAKMIPNFVYTTKEHLRKGVQLSELQPPDDQFIDLLKSKKHKPNAISAMLYARVNKLYKQNKLTGEQFFVLDKEMKDFIDIMGACERIKNTPIPYSYSMYIKKFVFIYIITLPFGFVTTFGYVTIPTVLLISFVLLSVELIAEEIEDPFGRDVNDLPTDDLAEKIRDNVREIMR; from the coding sequence ATGGTACAATACAACCCGAAAGCCTGGTTTTCTTTAGTTTTTCATTCCTACAGCCGTTTTGTAATGAAAACCTTATTACCGGCTCTCATTTTCATGGTGCTGTTTACTTCGGCCGTCTGCTATCTCATACTGGAGATTATCCATCCGGATAAAGATGAGTTTACCAGCACCACAGCCTTGCACTCGTTGTTGGGTATTGTATTGGGTTTGTTTTTGGTGTTCCGGATCAATAGCGCTTACGACCGTTGGTGGGAAGGGAGAAAGTTGTGGGGCGCGCTGGTAAACAGTACCCGCAATTTTGCACTAAAATTAAATGCTTACCTGGATCAGGATGATCATGAAAACAGGGAATGGTTTGCCAAAATGATTCCAAATTTTGTTTACACTACAAAAGAACACTTGCGCAAAGGCGTGCAGCTTTCAGAGTTGCAACCTCCTGATGATCAGTTTATCGACTTGCTCAAATCCAAAAAGCATAAGCCCAATGCCATTTCCGCGATGCTTTATGCACGTGTGAACAAACTTTACAAGCAAAATAAACTCACTGGGGAACAGTTTTTTGTACTGGATAAAGAGATGAAGGATTTCATTGACATTATGGGTGCATGCGAGCGAATCAAGAATACACCCATTCCATATTCCTACAGCATGTACATTAAGAAATTCGTGTTTATTTACATCATTACCTTGCCTTTTGGTTTTGTTACTACTTTCGGCTATGTAACCATACCAACTGTTCTGTTAATTTCTTTTGTTTTGCTGAGTGTGGAGTTGATTGCAGAAGAAATCGAAGATCCGTTTGGTCGGGATGTAAACGATTTACCAACGGATGACCTGGCTGAAAAAATCAGGGATAATGTTCGCGAAATAATGAGGTGA
- a CDS encoding AI-2E family transporter, translating to MERTFNRLDYTYKLMVVSALCVVAAILAHDIIVPLLISAFLSIILLPLVNRLEKKMSLTIAVTLVLIVTFVLFVGTLWLIGSQLASLAKDLPDLESRFLSFIQNISSGLDRQFGFGIQEQTDFLKNGLSSASQYLTNVLVSTTSTLALLVQIPIYIFLFLIYKDKFSDFFQVVLPKNLAADWKNDIAGVMQGYTSGLLLVTLIIAALNTIGLLALGIKHAIFFGVLSGILTIIPYIGIFIGALLPTLMALLTKDSIWYAIGVVIIFSVVQFLEGNFITPRITGSKVRINALAAILALLIGGKILGITGMILAIPIVGIVKGLLQYSQHMKPFVILLEDDSVKAIPKKRSKKNEKAS from the coding sequence ATGGAAAGAACATTTAATCGGTTGGATTATACATATAAGCTGATGGTTGTATCAGCGCTTTGTGTTGTAGCCGCAATACTTGCACATGACATCATCGTGCCTTTGCTGATTTCTGCATTTCTCTCCATTATTCTTTTACCCCTTGTTAACCGACTGGAGAAAAAAATGTCCCTCACCATTGCTGTAACCTTGGTGCTGATTGTAACCTTTGTTCTGTTTGTAGGAACCTTGTGGTTAATCGGTTCACAACTGGCCAGCCTCGCGAAAGATTTACCCGATCTGGAATCCCGATTTCTTTCATTCATTCAAAACATCAGCAGCGGATTGGATCGGCAATTTGGTTTCGGCATACAGGAACAAACCGATTTCCTAAAAAACGGACTTTCATCAGCCAGTCAATACCTCACCAATGTTTTGGTTTCCACAACCAGTACGCTTGCGCTATTGGTTCAGATTCCAATCTATATTTTCCTCTTCCTTATCTACAAGGACAAGTTCAGCGATTTCTTCCAGGTTGTTTTACCTAAAAATCTGGCAGCCGATTGGAAGAATGATATTGCCGGGGTAATGCAAGGCTATACAAGCGGGCTACTGCTCGTAACGCTAATCATTGCTGCCTTAAATACCATAGGCCTGCTGGCACTTGGTATTAAACACGCCATTTTTTTTGGTGTACTGTCGGGTATTTTAACCATCATTCCTTATATCGGAATTTTCATTGGCGCATTACTCCCCACGTTGATGGCTTTGCTTACCAAAGACAGCATCTGGTATGCCATTGGTGTGGTGATTATCTTTTCTGTAGTACAATTTCTGGAAGGTAATTTTATTACGCCACGCATCACCGGTTCAAAAGTGCGCATCAATGCACTGGCGGCAATTTTAGCTTTACTGATTGGAGGTAAAATTTTGGGCATTACCGGAATGATTCTGGCAATCCCCATTGTGGGCATTGTGAAGGGGCTCCTGCAATACAGTCAGCACATGAAGCCCTTTGTTATTCTATTGGAAGATGATTCGGTGAAGGCTATCCCTAAAAAGCGATCAAAGAAAAATGAGAAAGCATCATAA
- a CDS encoding SPFH domain-containing protein, which yields MNHEKEYTPLSGYIMLVIVLILLIASTWALIVMRNPVFVWPLALGLILTPGFFYINPNASMVLVLFGDYKGTVKKNGFYWVNPLFSKKSISLRARNFDSEKIKVNDKVGNPIQIGVILVWQVRDTFKAAFEVDNYENFVKIQSDSAVRKLAGLYPYDNFDDDSEVTLRSGHDDVNHMLEENLRNRLEIAGIHVIEARIGYLAYAPEIASAMLRRQQAAAVVSARYKIVEGAVSMVQMALDHLAKEQIIELDEERKAAMVSNLMVVLCADKDVSPVVNTGTLHN from the coding sequence ATGAACCACGAAAAAGAGTACACCCCGCTATCCGGCTACATAATGCTGGTTATTGTTCTGATCCTGCTTATTGCAAGTACCTGGGCCTTAATCGTTATGCGAAACCCAGTATTTGTATGGCCCCTGGCCCTCGGTTTAATCCTTACGCCCGGGTTTTTCTACATCAACCCGAATGCTTCCATGGTTTTGGTGCTGTTCGGAGATTACAAGGGAACCGTGAAAAAAAATGGTTTCTACTGGGTAAACCCGTTGTTCAGCAAAAAATCCATTTCCTTACGTGCCCGTAACTTCGACAGTGAAAAAATCAAGGTGAACGATAAAGTCGGTAACCCGATTCAAATTGGTGTGATCCTGGTATGGCAGGTGCGCGATACGTTTAAGGCAGCCTTCGAAGTGGATAATTATGAAAACTTTGTGAAAATCCAGAGTGACTCGGCAGTACGCAAGTTAGCTGGCCTTTATCCATACGACAATTTTGATGATGATTCAGAAGTAACCTTGCGCTCCGGGCATGATGATGTAAACCACATGCTGGAAGAGAACCTGCGTAATCGACTGGAGATAGCTGGTATACATGTAATTGAAGCACGTATCGGTTATCTGGCTTACGCTCCTGAAATTGCAAGCGCCATGTTGCGCAGGCAGCAGGCAGCCGCAGTGGTTTCGGCTCGCTACAAAATTGTAGAAGGCGCAGTGAGCATGGTGCAGATGGCGCTTGATCACCTGGCTAAGGAACAAATCATTGAACTGGACGAGGAGCGCAAAGCCGCCATGGTCAGCAACCTGATGGTTGTACTGTGTGCCGACAAAGACGTAAGCCCAGTGGTTAATACCGGAACGTTACACAACTAA
- a CDS encoding dipeptidase yields the protein MKKLLIGLLSLVIIAAVIFFGFVADYFDKKMNSVVAKVSLTPVPSYEAVPFVADLHCDMLLWNRNFFGLHKHGHVDLPRMQQANMALQVFTIVSKTPKGMNINRNDDKTDQIALLSFAQMRPPSTWFSLKSRALHQCNQLYEFAEESDGAFRVVTNRTELSEFIEARKSNPKLTAGMLGLEGAHCLEGEVENLRVFYDAGVRYIGLTHFFDNEWGGSAHGVTKEGLTEDGKKLVKAMDEMNMIIDLAHASTRVIDDVFSITTKPVIVSHTGVKGACDNQRNLSDKHLTEIGKRNGLVGIGLWETAVCGTDAEATARSIKYVADKIGVDKVALGSDFDGAIKAHFDVTGLPLLVTALQKQGFNQTEINQIMGGNIRDFMLRNLPE from the coding sequence ATGAAAAAACTTCTGATTGGCCTATTAAGTCTGGTGATTATTGCCGCTGTTATCTTTTTCGGTTTTGTCGCGGACTATTTCGATAAAAAAATGAACTCGGTAGTGGCAAAGGTCAGCTTGACTCCGGTTCCTTCCTATGAGGCGGTTCCTTTTGTAGCCGACTTGCATTGCGACATGTTGTTGTGGAATAGAAATTTCTTCGGCCTTCATAAGCATGGGCATGTTGATTTGCCGCGTATGCAACAGGCCAATATGGCGCTACAGGTGTTCACCATTGTAAGCAAAACCCCTAAGGGAATGAACATCAATCGCAACGATGATAAAACTGATCAGATTGCCTTGCTTTCCTTTGCGCAGATGCGTCCGCCATCAACCTGGTTCAGTTTAAAATCGCGTGCGCTGCATCAATGCAATCAGCTATATGAATTTGCGGAAGAATCGGATGGAGCCTTTCGGGTTGTGACCAATAGAACTGAATTGAGTGAGTTTATTGAGGCAAGAAAATCGAACCCAAAACTCACAGCTGGTATGCTGGGTTTGGAAGGCGCCCACTGCCTGGAAGGCGAAGTTGAAAACCTACGCGTATTCTACGATGCAGGGGTTCGCTATATCGGCCTCACACATTTTTTTGATAATGAATGGGGTGGTTCTGCACATGGGGTTACAAAAGAAGGTCTTACGGAAGATGGAAAGAAACTTGTTAAAGCGATGGACGAGATGAATATGATCATTGACCTGGCGCATGCTTCTACGCGTGTGATTGATGATGTCTTTTCCATTACCACAAAACCGGTGATTGTTTCGCACACGGGCGTAAAAGGGGCTTGCGACAATCAGCGAAATCTTTCCGATAAGCACTTGACAGAAATCGGGAAACGAAACGGATTGGTGGGCATCGGACTTTGGGAGACAGCCGTATGCGGAACAGATGCGGAAGCCACAGCCCGAAGCATAAAATATGTGGCCGATAAAATTGGTGTAGATAAGGTGGCATTGGGTTCCGATTTCGATGGCGCCATTAAGGCCCATTTTGATGTTACCGGTTTACCGTTGCTGGTTACTGCGTTGCAAAAGCAGGGGTTCAATCAAACTGAGATCAATCAGATAATGGGTGGAAACATTCGCGATTTTATGCTTCGGAATTTGCCGGAATAG
- a CDS encoding pyruvate dehydrogenase complex dihydrolipoamide acetyltransferase, with translation MAEIVRMPKMSDTMTEGVISKWHKKVGDTVKSGELMAEIETDKATMDYESFNDGTILYVGAKEGEAVKVNDVLAIVGKKGEDYKALLEGAGQAAGDGDSKAEEPKKEAETSTKKIDTSGIKAEVVLMPKMSDTMTEGVIAAWHKKVGDAVKSGELLAEIETDKATMEYESYNTGTLLYIGADAGKSVEINGVLAIIGEKGADWETLLKAHKSQSGSAKSESTAEQKSETIQASSKSSAPVSVPQTQSTGNGRIKASPLAKKLAKEKGLDLRNVQGTGDQGRITKRDVESHQPGAGASSTKAGASPVVLPNVVGQESFEEVAVSQMRKTIARRLSESKFSAPHFYLTMEINMDKAIEARKSINELSPVKVSFNDIVIKAVAAALRQHPDVNVSWLGDKMRKNHHIHIGVAVAVKDGLVVPVVRFADNKSLSHIAAEVKELAQKAHDKKLQPSEWEGSTFTISNLGMFGIEEFTAIINPPDACILAVGGIKETAIVKNGQLVPGNVMKVTLSCDHRAVDGAVGSAFLKTLKGLLEDPVRILI, from the coding sequence ATGGCGGAAATTGTACGAATGCCGAAAATGAGCGATACGATGACGGAAGGTGTCATCTCGAAATGGCATAAGAAAGTTGGCGATACGGTAAAGTCGGGCGAGCTGATGGCCGAGATTGAAACGGACAAGGCTACCATGGATTATGAATCGTTTAATGATGGCACCATCTTGTACGTGGGAGCCAAAGAGGGCGAAGCGGTGAAAGTGAACGATGTACTGGCTATAGTTGGTAAGAAAGGTGAAGATTACAAAGCCCTGCTTGAAGGTGCTGGTCAGGCTGCCGGAGATGGTGACAGCAAAGCAGAGGAACCTAAAAAAGAGGCTGAAACTTCAACCAAGAAAATCGATACCTCGGGTATAAAGGCTGAGGTTGTGTTAATGCCGAAAATGAGTGATACCATGACTGAAGGAGTTATCGCAGCCTGGCATAAGAAAGTTGGTGATGCAGTTAAGTCTGGTGAATTGTTGGCCGAAATCGAAACGGATAAGGCAACGATGGAATATGAATCGTATAACACTGGTACGCTGCTATACATTGGTGCAGATGCTGGTAAATCCGTTGAGATCAATGGCGTGTTGGCCATAATCGGAGAAAAAGGGGCCGATTGGGAAACCCTTTTGAAGGCGCATAAGAGTCAGTCGGGTAGTGCTAAAAGTGAATCGACTGCTGAACAGAAAAGCGAGACAATACAAGCCTCCTCAAAATCTTCAGCTCCAGTTTCCGTACCTCAAACACAATCAACGGGTAACGGAAGAATAAAAGCTTCACCGTTGGCAAAGAAACTGGCCAAAGAAAAGGGATTGGATTTGCGTAATGTTCAAGGCACTGGCGATCAGGGAAGGATAACCAAACGTGATGTAGAAAGTCATCAACCCGGTGCAGGTGCATCATCGACAAAAGCCGGAGCTTCGCCTGTTGTGTTGCCGAATGTTGTTGGTCAGGAAAGTTTTGAAGAAGTGGCTGTATCGCAAATGCGTAAAACCATTGCCCGCAGACTTTCTGAAAGCAAGTTCAGTGCGCCACACTTCTACCTCACCATGGAGATTAACATGGACAAGGCTATTGAAGCGCGCAAGAGCATCAACGAACTGAGTCCGGTTAAAGTGTCGTTTAATGATATTGTGATCAAGGCGGTTGCCGCAGCGTTGCGTCAGCATCCGGATGTGAATGTATCGTGGTTGGGTGATAAGATGAGGAAGAACCATCATATACACATTGGTGTGGCGGTGGCTGTGAAAGATGGTCTTGTTGTTCCAGTGGTTCGTTTTGCAGATAACAAATCACTTTCGCACATTGCTGCTGAAGTGAAAGAGCTTGCGCAAAAAGCACACGATAAAAAATTACAACCCAGCGAGTGGGAGGGAAGTACGTTTACCATTTCCAACCTGGGTATGTTCGGTATAGAAGAGTTCACCGCTATCATCAATCCGCCCGATGCTTGTATCCTCGCAGTTGGCGGTATTAAAGAAACGGCCATTGTTAAAAACGGTCAGTTGGTACCGGGTAATGTGATGAAGGTAACCTTGTCATGCGATCACCGTGCAGTGGATGGAGCCGTTGGCTCGGCTTTCCTCAAAACTTTGAAAGGACTTCTGGAAGATCCCGTAAGGATTTTGATTTAA
- a CDS encoding aspartate aminotransferase family protein has translation MNFDQNIFLNNLAQTTDSPYLISIEKAEGVYLYAPDGKRYMDMISGVGVSNIGHRHPKVIEAIKQQLDKHLHVMVYGEFIQHTPNALAQKLVSLLPETLNCCYFVNSGTEANEGALKLAKRYTGRTEIISFKKSYHGSTHGSLSVSGNEIKKRAFRPLLPDVRFITFNDAAELNTITTRSACVIIETIQGDAGVRIPDKSYMKALRQRCDETGTLLILDEIQCGMGRTGTRFAFEQYGIVPDILTIGKAFGGGLPIGAFISNKKIMQCLTHDPPLGHITTFGGNPVCCASALATLEVLEEENLFADVEAKGKLIEQLLQHSSIKEIRRIGLMFAIDFESADLVNQIVEEAKKLGVICYWFLSHPYSFRIAPPLTITEQEIREACQLILQAITNVTHGKNI, from the coding sequence ATGAACTTTGATCAGAATATTTTTCTGAACAACCTGGCACAAACCACGGATAGTCCGTACCTGATTTCCATTGAGAAAGCAGAAGGCGTTTACCTGTATGCACCGGATGGCAAACGGTATATGGATATGATATCGGGTGTCGGAGTAAGCAACATCGGGCACCGTCATCCAAAAGTAATTGAGGCCATCAAGCAGCAACTTGATAAACACCTCCATGTGATGGTGTACGGTGAATTCATTCAACATACACCCAATGCACTTGCTCAAAAACTCGTTAGCCTTTTGCCCGAAACCTTAAACTGCTGCTATTTTGTTAACTCCGGAACGGAAGCCAATGAAGGAGCATTAAAACTCGCCAAACGCTATACGGGAAGAACTGAGATTATTTCTTTCAAAAAATCGTATCACGGAAGCACACACGGTTCATTGAGTGTTTCTGGAAACGAAATAAAGAAACGTGCATTTCGTCCGTTACTACCGGATGTACGATTTATAACATTTAATGATGCAGCTGAATTAAATACAATTACCACCCGATCTGCTTGTGTCATCATTGAAACCATTCAAGGCGATGCGGGTGTTCGTATTCCGGATAAAAGTTATATGAAAGCTTTACGCCAACGGTGCGATGAAACCGGTACGCTCTTAATTCTGGATGAGATTCAATGCGGCATGGGGCGCACCGGAACACGCTTTGCTTTTGAACAATACGGCATTGTGCCGGATATACTCACCATCGGAAAAGCTTTCGGTGGCGGTTTGCCGATAGGTGCATTCATCTCCAATAAAAAAATCATGCAATGCCTCACACATGATCCTCCACTTGGTCACATCACCACGTTTGGCGGAAATCCGGTTTGTTGCGCCTCGGCTTTAGCTACGCTAGAGGTCTTGGAGGAAGAAAATCTGTTTGCTGATGTTGAAGCAAAAGGAAAATTAATAGAGCAGCTGCTTCAGCATTCATCTATAAAAGAAATCAGGCGCATCGGACTCATGTTCGCTATCGATTTTGAATCGGCTGATCTAGTCAATCAAATTGTTGAGGAAGCCAAAAAGCTGGGTGTTATCTGCTATTGGTTTCTGTCGCATCCTTACAGTTTTCGCATTGCCCCACCCCTAACGATAACGGAACAAGAAATCCGAGAGGCGTGCCAACTTATTTTACAAGCAATCACCAACGTTACGCATGGAAAGAACATTTAA